A part of Marinifilum sp. JC120 genomic DNA contains:
- a CDS encoding isoleucine--tRNA ligase codes for MSDYKKTLCLPKTKFPMKANLKQREPEMLKRWEEISVYDKMVEANADAEQYVLHDGPPYANGHIHMGTAMNKVLKDIIVKSRNLQGMKAEYVPGWDCHGLPIEHKVEQELKKKKKELPTTVIRRLCREYAEKFVGIQRKEFKRLGVLGNWEDPYLTMKPEYEAATARELGRFMEKGSVVRGKKPIHWCCDCRTALAEAEVEYEDHTSPSIYVRFPLNDEKVLKALPEDVASKVDLSRTYVCIWTTTPWTIPDNMAVAVHPEFEYAVTEVNGDIYILAERLLPVCAESFGWESWNVLATVEGAKLEGAVAKHPIYDRESPVVLADYVTLDSGTGCVHTAPGHGREDFETGLKNGLEIYSPMNNSGVFLKEVEFFGGMNVWEANPKVIEKLQELGNLLAQEKISHSYPHCWRCKEPVIFRATTQWFIGMEENDLRAKALKAIKDDVEWIPAWGEKRIYSMVENRPDWCISRQRNWGVPIIALICEDCDEVYNDSEWVFSVVDEFEKHERGCDYWFEKSVEEIAPDGLKCPKCGGNHWAKEDDILDVWFDSGTSYAAVVEKRKEHRFPADLYLEGSDQHRGWFHSSLLASVGTRDVPPYKTVLTHGYVVDKNGRKMSKSIGNVMAPQEIIDQHGAEILRMWVSAVNYQEDVRISDEILSRMVDTYRRVRNTCRYILGNLDGFNPETDAVAPAEMLPVDHFALDLVGRQHEVIQQAYTNFEFHKVYHTLHNLCTTELSAFYLDIIKDRLYVSGEKSLERRSAQTVLWQTMLMLLKDMAPVLSFTAEEAYSHLPEEMKGDAETVFAIRPELLKAEIDDAERKRWELLMEVRTEVTKAIEPLRREKVIGHSLDTKITLFANEDIAKALENIEHREFFIVSGFEIAPLADASDDAVKPEELEGLAIKVEKAQGEKCSRCWRYDTLGSNADHPELCPRCTAVLVG; via the coding sequence ATGAGCGATTATAAAAAGACTCTGTGTCTGCCCAAGACAAAATTTCCCATGAAGGCCAACCTCAAACAGCGCGAGCCTGAAATGCTCAAACGTTGGGAGGAAATATCCGTATACGACAAGATGGTTGAAGCTAACGCTGATGCCGAACAGTACGTGCTGCACGACGGCCCCCCGTATGCTAACGGCCACATTCACATGGGCACAGCCATGAACAAGGTCCTCAAGGACATTATCGTTAAATCCCGCAACTTGCAGGGCATGAAAGCCGAATACGTTCCCGGCTGGGACTGCCACGGTCTGCCCATTGAGCACAAGGTTGAGCAGGAACTCAAGAAAAAGAAAAAAGAACTGCCCACCACCGTTATCCGCAGACTCTGTCGCGAATACGCTGAAAAGTTTGTCGGCATCCAGCGCAAAGAATTCAAGCGTCTGGGCGTGCTCGGTAACTGGGAAGATCCTTACCTGACCATGAAGCCGGAATACGAGGCAGCAACTGCCCGTGAACTGGGTCGTTTCATGGAAAAAGGCTCTGTTGTACGCGGCAAGAAACCCATCCACTGGTGCTGCGATTGCCGCACAGCCCTTGCTGAAGCAGAAGTTGAATACGAAGATCACACCTCCCCTTCTATTTATGTACGCTTCCCGCTGAATGACGAGAAAGTACTCAAAGCACTGCCTGAAGATGTTGCTTCCAAGGTGGATCTGTCCCGCACCTACGTATGCATCTGGACCACCACCCCTTGGACCATCCCTGACAACATGGCGGTGGCTGTTCATCCTGAATTTGAATACGCTGTTACCGAAGTAAACGGCGACATCTATATCCTTGCTGAAAGACTACTCCCCGTTTGCGCGGAATCCTTCGGCTGGGAAAGCTGGAATGTGCTGGCAACCGTTGAAGGTGCCAAACTTGAAGGCGCAGTTGCCAAGCATCCCATCTATGATCGCGAATCTCCCGTCGTGCTTGCAGATTACGTAACTCTCGATTCCGGTACCGGTTGTGTTCACACCGCTCCCGGCCATGGTCGTGAGGACTTTGAAACCGGCCTGAAGAACGGACTTGAAATATACTCCCCCATGAACAACAGCGGTGTGTTCCTCAAGGAAGTAGAATTTTTCGGTGGAATGAATGTTTGGGAAGCCAATCCTAAGGTCATCGAAAAACTTCAGGAACTGGGCAACCTGTTAGCACAGGAAAAAATCTCCCACTCCTACCCCCATTGCTGGCGTTGTAAAGAGCCGGTTATCTTCCGCGCAACCACCCAGTGGTTCATCGGCATGGAAGAAAACGACCTGCGCGCCAAAGCCCTCAAGGCCATCAAAGATGATGTTGAGTGGATTCCTGCATGGGGTGAAAAACGCATCTACAGCATGGTAGAAAACCGCCCCGACTGGTGTATCTCCCGTCAGCGTAACTGGGGTGTGCCCATCATCGCCCTGATCTGCGAAGATTGCGACGAAGTATACAACGACTCTGAATGGGTTTTCTCCGTAGTAGACGAATTTGAAAAACACGAACGCGGTTGTGACTACTGGTTCGAAAAATCAGTTGAAGAAATCGCTCCTGACGGTCTCAAATGCCCCAAATGCGGCGGCAACCACTGGGCCAAAGAAGACGACATCCTCGACGTATGGTTCGATTCCGGTACCAGCTACGCAGCTGTTGTGGAAAAGCGCAAGGAACACCGCTTCCCCGCTGATCTGTACCTCGAAGGTTCCGACCAGCATCGCGGCTGGTTCCACAGCTCCCTGCTCGCTTCCGTAGGTACCCGCGACGTGCCTCCCTACAAAACCGTACTGACTCACGGTTACGTTGTGGACAAAAATGGGCGCAAGATGTCCAAGTCCATCGGTAACGTCATGGCACCACAGGAAATCATCGACCAGCATGGTGCAGAAATCCTGCGTATGTGGGTTTCCGCCGTGAACTATCAGGAAGACGTGCGTATCTCCGACGAAATCCTGAGCCGCATGGTTGATACTTACCGCCGCGTGCGTAACACCTGCCGCTACATCCTCGGTAACCTTGACGGTTTCAACCCCGAGACTGACGCAGTTGCCCCCGCGGAAATGCTGCCCGTCGACCATTTCGCTCTTGATCTGGTGGGCCGCCAGCACGAAGTAATCCAGCAGGCTTACACCAACTTTGAATTCCACAAAGTTTACCACACCCTGCACAACCTCTGCACCACCGAGCTTTCCGCGTTCTACCTTGATATCATCAAGGATAGACTCTACGTGTCCGGCGAAAAGAGCTTAGAGCGTCGTTCCGCACAGACCGTACTCTGGCAGACCATGCTCATGCTGCTCAAAGACATGGCCCCCGTTCTTTCCTTCACCGCAGAGGAAGCATATTCCCACCTGCCTGAAGAAATGAAAGGTGACGCCGAAACTGTCTTTGCTATCCGTCCCGAGCTGCTCAAGGCAGAAATCGACGATGCCGAGCGCAAGAGATGGGAACTGCTCATGGAAGTTCGCACCGAAGTTACCAAGGCAATTGAACCGCTGCGCCGCGAGAAGGTCATCGGTCATTCCCTTGATACCAAGATCACCCTCTTCGCCAACGAAGACATTGCCAAGGCTCTCGAAAACATCGAGCATCGTGAATTCTTCATCGTATCCGGTTTTGAAATCGCGCCTCTGGCCGATGCATCCGACGATGCAGTCAAGCCTGAAGAGCTCGAAGGACTGGCAATCAAAGTCGAAAAAGCGCAAGGTGAAAAATGCAGCCGCTGCTGGAGATACGACACCCTCGGCTCCAATGCAGATCATCCGGAACTCTGCCCGCGCTGCACAGCAGTTCTGGTCGGTTAG
- a CDS encoding DUF493 domain-containing protein encodes MEKSIEQFKATLDEHHTWPCDYTFKFIVPSKSLDELKSMIDGFPYTERDSKTGKYTSVTVCIHANSSDVILNIYEKAATIEGLISL; translated from the coding sequence ATGGAAAAATCCATAGAACAGTTTAAAGCAACCCTTGACGAACATCACACCTGGCCCTGCGATTACACTTTTAAATTCATCGTCCCCAGCAAGTCTCTGGATGAACTTAAATCCATGATTGACGGCTTCCCCTACACTGAAAGAGATTCCAAGACAGGCAAATACACCAGCGTAACCGTGTGCATCCATGCCAACAGTTCCGATGTAATCTTGAATATCTACGAGAAAGCAGCCACTATTGAAGGACTCATTTCTCTCTAA
- a CDS encoding DUF3536 domain-containing protein, which yields MSGKFLCIHGHFYQPPREDPWLDMIFPEGSAAPFRHWNERICRESYAPLAWARRMGSEGIFDIINCYEWMSFNVGPTLFRWIERSEPELYAKILEGDALSLKRWGHGNAIAQIYHHVIMPLASDLDRDAEVSWAIADFESRFKREPEGMWLSETACNIETLEILADHDIAFTLLAPRQAEAIAELGTDHWQEVDEYSINIKEPYLVELPSGRTISVFFYDGGLSQAIAFEGLLKNGDDFWNKLSGASAEGLLSIGTDGETYGHHVEFGEMALAYVLSQAIEKRDGVSLLNYGAYLEQNPPTRKVKIREDSSWSCYHGVERWRADCGCCTGGHPDWNQQWRRPLREGFDAIKTLMNAHYFNYGDKIFKDSRVALIDYGTVLSGLVSEDDFFKKNFKVAKKSAEADMGWKLLSMQKWALSAFASCGWFFDDLARLEPVNNMGFALRAIEIAQETGLIGMEEKFLSIAGEARSNEDRYGSTIDLWSSKIKPQSETPGSLIGQALARLYVEGVFPLPGEEGRIDWPGVSVFIRVNDSSLVMSRGEAEIRWQFESEVKEYTWKWEKGERVLTGSVEVSLPGGQIEHYPLTEISWKKKQSLSLTWVNRFAHKSWESQILNTGCGPILFNDFEDYQTSQTWAPHWRKLWAGLTWSYIFSGDNVGEDSLNFMKEVGRDHPDLDYFIEQLAKQLCIMLHNDLTFWDSIRGVVERARKVELPVDLWKLQNCYWDKVLTGENDPGLAKMIGFDL from the coding sequence ATGTCAGGCAAATTTTTATGTATACACGGTCATTTTTATCAGCCCCCTCGTGAAGATCCTTGGTTGGATATGATTTTTCCTGAAGGAAGCGCAGCACCGTTCCGGCATTGGAATGAGCGGATTTGCCGTGAAAGCTATGCTCCACTGGCATGGGCCAGACGTATGGGCAGCGAGGGCATTTTTGATATAATCAACTGCTATGAATGGATGAGCTTCAATGTGGGGCCGACCCTGTTCCGTTGGATTGAACGGTCCGAACCGGAGCTTTATGCCAAGATACTTGAAGGGGACGCCCTGAGCCTTAAGCGTTGGGGGCATGGTAATGCTATTGCCCAGATTTACCATCATGTGATCATGCCTCTTGCTTCAGATCTTGACCGAGATGCTGAAGTTTCGTGGGCTATCGCTGACTTCGAGTCCCGTTTTAAGCGGGAACCGGAAGGGATGTGGCTTTCCGAAACTGCGTGCAATATCGAAACGCTTGAAATTCTGGCTGATCATGACATTGCATTTACCTTACTAGCTCCGCGACAGGCTGAAGCAATTGCTGAACTTGGGACAGATCATTGGCAGGAGGTGGATGAATATTCCATCAATATTAAAGAGCCATATCTGGTTGAACTTCCCTCGGGTAGGACTATTTCAGTTTTCTTTTATGATGGTGGCCTTTCGCAGGCTATTGCATTTGAAGGTTTGCTCAAAAATGGTGATGATTTCTGGAACAAACTTTCCGGAGCTTCCGCAGAGGGGCTTCTCTCTATAGGTACAGATGGTGAGACCTACGGGCACCATGTTGAATTTGGCGAGATGGCTCTTGCCTACGTACTCTCTCAGGCAATTGAAAAGCGGGATGGAGTTTCATTGCTTAATTACGGGGCCTACCTTGAGCAAAATCCTCCTACCCGCAAGGTTAAAATTCGTGAAGACTCCTCATGGAGTTGCTATCATGGAGTTGAGCGTTGGCGCGCTGATTGCGGTTGTTGTACCGGAGGGCATCCGGACTGGAATCAGCAATGGCGTAGACCTTTGCGTGAAGGGTTTGATGCCATCAAAACCTTGATGAATGCTCATTATTTCAATTACGGTGATAAAATTTTTAAGGATTCCCGTGTTGCTTTGATTGATTACGGAACAGTCTTGAGTGGATTGGTTTCTGAAGATGATTTCTTCAAGAAGAACTTTAAGGTTGCTAAAAAGAGTGCTGAAGCTGACATGGGTTGGAAGTTGCTTTCCATGCAGAAATGGGCGCTTTCAGCTTTTGCCAGTTGCGGTTGGTTTTTTGATGATCTGGCCCGTCTCGAGCCGGTAAACAATATGGGGTTTGCCTTAAGGGCAATTGAAATTGCACAGGAGACCGGATTGATAGGCATGGAGGAAAAATTTCTTTCCATAGCCGGGGAGGCAAGGTCTAACGAAGATCGTTACGGATCGACCATTGACCTGTGGAGCAGCAAAATTAAACCCCAAAGTGAAACTCCGGGCAGTCTTATCGGGCAGGCTTTGGCCCGTCTGTATGTGGAAGGTGTTTTTCCCTTACCCGGAGAAGAAGGGCGTATTGATTGGCCCGGTGTATCGGTCTTTATTAGGGTTAATGACAGTTCTCTGGTTATGTCGCGCGGAGAAGCTGAAATTCGCTGGCAGTTCGAGTCGGAAGTGAAGGAATATACTTGGAAGTGGGAAAAGGGAGAGCGGGTTCTTACCGGATCAGTTGAAGTTTCCCTTCCCGGTGGTCAGATAGAGCATTATCCGCTGACCGAAATTTCGTGGAAAAAGAAACAGTCCCTGTCTTTGACTTGGGTAAACAGGTTTGCCCATAAATCATGGGAGTCCCAAATATTAAATACCGGTTGTGGACCTATTCTCTTTAATGATTTTGAAGATTACCAGACTTCTCAGACTTGGGCACCGCATTGGCGTAAATTGTGGGCCGGTTTGACATGGAGTTATATCTTTTCCGGTGACAATGTCGGTGAAGACTCCCTTAATTTTATGAAAGAAGTCGGGCGCGACCATCCTGACCTTGATTATTTTATTGAGCAGCTGGCTAAGCAGCTCTGCATAATGTTGCATAATGACCTTACTTTTTGGGATAGTATCCGTGGCGTCGTTGAAAGGGCGCGCAAAGTTGAGCTGCCAGTGGATCTGTGGAAACTCCAGAATTGCTATTGGGATAAAGTACTGACGGGTGAGAATGATCCGGGACTTGCAAAAATGATCGGTTTTGATTTGTAA
- a CDS encoding MBL fold metallo-hydrolase yields MAITITGQYTEPCKISVLCDNESLSDDLGKEWGLSMALELPGDDLWLWDCSASELFLKNATTMNIEVSKAKGLALSHGHWDHTGGMDALMEADFMGPVYAHPDFAAKRYSKNDDGTAKDASFPCEYPGTIIVRDEVELADGLFMITEIPRRNGLFEATNGLFLDQEMTEVDHIPDDAFMLLMSNSGPIVVLGCCHSGLANSLYHMRDLTGIDSVHAILGGLHLYSADKAEYENTAKVIEEFNPKMVSPGHCTGKDGYEFLKQRLSCEVVPMGSGSYYEF; encoded by the coding sequence ATGGCCATCACTATAACAGGACAATACACCGAACCGTGCAAGATCTCCGTTCTTTGTGACAATGAATCTCTGAGTGACGATCTCGGTAAGGAATGGGGGCTTTCCATGGCCCTTGAGCTACCAGGGGATGACCTCTGGCTTTGGGATTGCAGCGCAAGCGAGCTTTTCCTGAAAAATGCTACCACAATGAATATTGAGGTCAGCAAAGCCAAGGGTCTAGCTCTCAGCCATGGTCACTGGGATCATACAGGAGGCATGGACGCACTCATGGAAGCAGATTTCATGGGCCCTGTTTATGCTCACCCGGATTTTGCCGCTAAACGGTATTCCAAAAATGATGACGGCACAGCCAAAGACGCCTCGTTTCCCTGCGAATATCCGGGAACAATCATTGTTCGCGATGAGGTGGAACTGGCTGACGGACTGTTCATGATCACAGAAATTCCCCGTCGTAATGGTTTGTTCGAAGCAACCAACGGGCTGTTTCTGGATCAGGAAATGACTGAGGTCGATCATATCCCTGATGACGCTTTCATGCTGCTCATGAGTAATTCAGGCCCGATAGTGGTACTTGGCTGCTGCCATAGCGGTTTGGCTAATTCGCTCTACCATATGCGCGACCTGACCGGAATTGATTCTGTTCATGCTATTCTCGGCGGCCTGCACCTGTATAGTGCCGACAAGGCTGAATATGAAAATACCGCCAAGGTAATTGAAGAATTCAACCCCAAGATGGTCTCCCCCGGACATTGTACCGGAAAAGACGGCTACGAATTCCTGAAGCAAAGGCTTTCCTGCGAAGTGGTACCCATGGGTTCCGGTTCGTATTATGAATTCTGA
- a CDS encoding citramalate synthase: MKQIKIYDTTLRDGTQSEEINLSVQDKVRITRKLDDLGVHYVEGGWPGSNATDKEFFQEIQNYALKNCKVSAFGSTHMNRLTPENDPNLAALIESGAKAMSIFGKTWDFHATSALGVKLERNIELISNSIGYLRPHVEELFFDAEHFFDGFKANPEFTINCLKAAHEAGADVLVLCDTNGGSMPEEVAEACKVVQEKIPGCSIGIHAHNDCELAVANSLTAVNNGAIQIQGTMNGYGERCGNANLCSIIPNLELKLDYETIGKDKLAKLKEASTYITEIANLRPFLRQPFVGQAAFAHKGGIHVSAVLKDSTSYEHIDPLLVGNDRRVLLSDLSGKSNVLYKAKQYGYELDKDDPAVQTILADIKERESIGFEYSAAEASFELLFFKAMGWSKRYFEFINFFVVDAKRKNDQEPFSEATVIVKVHGQENHTAASGDGPVNALDKALRKALEPFYPSLKDVRLQDFKVRVLSGAVRQAAGTSSNVRLLIESTDGKSQWTTMGVSHNIIEASWQALVDSINYKLFKDDPQKWPSL, encoded by the coding sequence ATGAAACAAATAAAAATATACGACACCACCCTGCGTGACGGCACACAATCCGAAGAAATAAACTTAAGCGTACAAGATAAGGTGCGCATTACCCGCAAGCTGGACGACCTCGGCGTACATTACGTCGAGGGCGGCTGGCCCGGGTCCAATGCCACAGACAAGGAATTCTTTCAGGAAATCCAAAACTACGCCCTTAAAAACTGCAAAGTTTCCGCATTCGGTTCAACCCACATGAACCGCCTTACCCCTGAAAATGACCCCAACCTTGCAGCCCTGATTGAATCCGGGGCCAAGGCCATGTCCATTTTCGGGAAAACATGGGACTTTCATGCCACCAGCGCGCTTGGTGTCAAGCTTGAAAGAAATATCGAGTTGATCAGCAACAGCATCGGCTACCTGCGCCCGCATGTGGAAGAACTGTTCTTTGATGCCGAACACTTCTTTGACGGCTTTAAAGCCAACCCGGAATTCACTATAAACTGCCTCAAGGCAGCCCATGAAGCCGGGGCCGATGTTCTCGTCCTCTGTGATACCAACGGCGGCTCCATGCCTGAAGAAGTTGCTGAAGCATGCAAGGTAGTGCAGGAAAAAATCCCCGGTTGCAGTATCGGCATCCATGCCCATAACGACTGCGAACTGGCCGTGGCCAACTCCCTTACAGCAGTAAACAACGGTGCAATCCAGATTCAAGGGACCATGAACGGATATGGCGAGAGATGCGGTAATGCCAACCTCTGCTCTATCATCCCCAACCTTGAACTCAAGCTGGATTACGAAACCATCGGTAAGGACAAACTGGCCAAGCTCAAGGAAGCCTCCACTTACATCACGGAAATCGCCAACCTGCGTCCGTTCCTGCGCCAGCCCTTTGTAGGACAGGCCGCATTTGCGCATAAAGGCGGAATACACGTCAGTGCAGTGCTCAAGGACTCCACCAGCTACGAACACATTGATCCTCTGCTGGTCGGTAATGACCGCCGAGTTCTGCTCTCTGATCTTTCAGGTAAGAGCAATGTTCTCTACAAAGCTAAGCAGTACGGCTACGAGCTTGATAAAGATGATCCTGCGGTACAGACCATTTTGGCTGACATTAAAGAACGTGAATCCATTGGATTTGAATATTCTGCGGCTGAAGCTTCTTTTGAATTGCTTTTCTTCAAGGCTATGGGATGGTCCAAACGTTACTTTGAATTTATCAACTTCTTTGTTGTAGATGCAAAACGCAAAAACGATCAGGAACCATTCTCCGAAGCAACTGTCATCGTTAAGGTCCATGGACAGGAAAACCACACCGCCGCATCCGGCGATGGTCCGGTCAACGCCCTTGATAAAGCACTGCGTAAGGCCCTAGAGCCTTTTTATCCGTCTTTGAAAGATGTTCGTTTACAGGACTTTAAGGTAAGAGTATTGTCCGGAGCAGTACGTCAAGCAGCGGGAACAAGTTCAAACGTCCGCCTGCTTATTGAATCCACTGACGGCAAAAGCCAGTGGACCACCATGGGTGTCAGCCACAACATCATTGAAGCGAGTTGGCAGGCCCTTGTGGACTCCATCAACTACAAGCTCTTCAAGGATGATCCTCAAAAATGGCCATCACTATAA
- a CDS encoding aspartate kinase, which produces MNIVVQKFGGTSVRNLECMKQVLEKVMVPYEKGNKVIVVLSAMAGETNRLIDLAYEWSENPDLAEMDSLVSTGEQVSVALFSMLLNDRGIKARSLLGFQIPIKTDTNYSRARILDIDRDKIEEMLQEHDILVMAGFQGCDLNKRITTLGRGGSDTSAVAMAAAIEADVCEIFTDVPGVFTTDPNICSQARKLDHVSYDEMLEMASMGAKVLQIRSVEFAKKYNVKVHVRSTFSDEIGTYVTQEDKNMESVLVSGIAYDKDQARVTLSKVEDKPGVSATLFTPLAEEGVLVDMIVQNPSRDGRTDMTFTIPRGDLNKTLEIIDTIKESMGAQDVLYDQHVCKVSVIGVGMRNHSGVASKAFQALRDENINILMISTSEIKITCLIEEKYTELAIRTLHNTFGLDKQGSDENSL; this is translated from the coding sequence ATGAACATCGTAGTACAGAAATTCGGTGGAACCTCGGTCAGGAACCTCGAATGCATGAAGCAAGTACTGGAAAAAGTCATGGTGCCTTACGAAAAAGGCAACAAAGTTATCGTAGTCCTATCCGCAATGGCCGGTGAAACAAACCGGTTAATTGATCTGGCCTATGAATGGTCCGAAAATCCTGATCTCGCGGAAATGGACTCTTTGGTCTCTACCGGGGAACAGGTTTCCGTGGCCCTGTTTTCCATGCTTCTGAATGATCGTGGAATCAAAGCCCGCTCACTGCTCGGCTTTCAGATTCCCATTAAAACAGACACAAATTATTCGCGTGCCCGTATCCTTGATATTGATCGCGATAAAATTGAAGAAATGCTGCAAGAGCATGATATTCTAGTCATGGCCGGTTTTCAGGGCTGCGACCTGAATAAGCGAATTACCACCCTTGGCCGCGGCGGTTCCGACACTTCCGCAGTTGCCATGGCCGCGGCTATCGAAGCTGATGTCTGTGAAATTTTTACTGATGTTCCGGGCGTATTCACTACTGACCCCAACATCTGCTCCCAAGCCCGTAAACTGGACCACGTCTCCTATGACGAGATGCTCGAAATGGCCAGCATGGGTGCGAAAGTACTACAGATTCGTTCGGTTGAATTTGCTAAAAAATATAATGTTAAAGTTCATGTCCGCTCTACTTTCAGCGATGAGATCGGTACATACGTCACTCAGGAGGATAAAAATATGGAATCAGTACTTGTTTCCGGAATTGCATATGATAAAGATCAGGCCCGTGTAACCCTATCCAAAGTTGAGGATAAACCGGGCGTTTCTGCAACTCTTTTCACCCCTCTTGCTGAAGAAGGCGTTCTGGTAGATATGATCGTCCAGAACCCCAGCCGTGACGGCCGTACCGACATGACTTTTACCATCCCCAGAGGGGACCTGAATAAGACCCTTGAGATCATTGATACCATCAAAGAATCCATGGGAGCGCAGGACGTGCTTTACGATCAGCATGTTTGCAAAGTTTCCGTTATCGGCGTCGGAATGCGCAACCACTCCGGTGTTGCATCCAAGGCATTTCAGGCACTGCGTGACGAAAACATCAACATCCTGATGATCAGCACATCCGAAATTAAAATTACCTGTCTAATTGAAGAAAAATATACTGAACTGGCCATAAGAACGCTCCACAACACGTTCGGTCTCGATAAGCAAGGGTCCGATGAAAACTCACTTTAG
- the tsaE gene encoding tRNA (adenosine(37)-N6)-threonylcarbamoyltransferase complex ATPase subunit type 1 TsaE, producing the protein MSNDKLIINLPDVEATLKLGSTLASFFLETKKLVPIFLNGDLGAGKTTFVRALVESFPDAQNAEVSSPSFNILNIYPTKPQVNHFDLYRLEGQTPDDDFFDLLSDKKTLTVVEWIQYLNMEFWPENALLFTWTPAASGRIIELTLHGSATSLYEELASLLKSFQ; encoded by the coding sequence ATGAGTAATGATAAACTGATCATCAATCTGCCGGATGTGGAGGCGACCTTGAAGCTCGGCTCCACTCTGGCTTCTTTTTTTCTAGAAACGAAGAAACTGGTTCCTATTTTTCTTAATGGCGACCTTGGAGCAGGAAAAACAACTTTTGTTCGAGCACTGGTAGAATCTTTTCCAGATGCGCAAAACGCAGAAGTAAGCAGCCCTAGCTTCAATATTCTTAATATTTATCCCACAAAACCGCAGGTTAATCATTTTGATCTCTATAGATTGGAAGGTCAGACTCCTGATGATGACTTCTTTGATCTGCTAAGTGATAAAAAAACTTTGACAGTTGTAGAGTGGATTCAGTATCTGAATATGGAATTCTGGCCTGAAAACGCATTGCTCTTCACTTGGACCCCTGCCGCATCCGGCAGAATAATAGAATTGACCCTACATGGTTCAGCGACCTCCCTCTATGAAGAGCTGGCCTCACTTCTCAAGTCATTCCAATAA
- a CDS encoding CBS domain-containing protein: MLKAKDIMTSGALTLEPENDVATAAKLMLEKHLNGLPVVDRDGKLVGVICQSDLVAQQKSISMPSLFTILDGFISFSSNEELEREVNKIAATKVEHAMTPNPITIDPDTGIEKIADLMVEKKFYTLPVVEEGKLVGVVGKEDVLKVLAK, encoded by the coding sequence ATGCTGAAAGCCAAAGACATTATGACATCCGGTGCCCTGACCCTCGAACCGGAAAACGACGTGGCAACCGCTGCCAAGCTTATGCTTGAAAAACACCTGAACGGACTCCCGGTTGTTGACCGGGACGGAAAGCTGGTTGGGGTTATCTGCCAGAGCGATCTTGTGGCGCAGCAGAAATCCATTTCCATGCCTTCCCTGTTCACCATTCTGGACGGATTCATTTCCTTCTCCTCCAATGAGGAACTTGAGCGTGAAGTGAACAAAATCGCGGCCACCAAGGTGGAACATGCCATGACACCTAATCCCATAACTATCGATCCTGACACAGGTATCGAAAAAATTGCCGATCTCATGGTCGAGAAAAAATTCTACACCCTGCCTGTGGTGGAAGAAGGCAAGCTCGTCGGAGTAGTTGGCAAAGAAGACGTTTTAAAGGTTTTAGCTAAATAA